In one Papilio machaon chromosome 15, ilPapMach1.1, whole genome shotgun sequence genomic region, the following are encoded:
- the LOC106710217 gene encoding kinesin-like protein unc-104, translated as MSSVKVAVRVRPFNSREIAKECKCIIEMSGNTTVIMNPKAPPGNKEPPKSFNFDFSYWSHNPNDPDFSSQIMVYKDIGEEMLQHAFDGYNICIFAYGQTGAGKSYTMMGRGEEGQEGIIPQICKDLFRRIRQTTCDDLTYSVEVSYMEIYCERVRDLLNPKNKGNLRVREHPALGPYVEDLSKLAVTSYQDIYDLIDEGNKARTVAATNMNETSSRSHAVFTIFFTQQRHDKTTNLMSEKVSKISLVDLAGSERADSTGAKGTRLKEGANINKSLTTLGKVISALAEIASKSKKSKKADFIPYRDSVLTWLLRENLGGNSKTAMIAAISPADINYDETLSTLRYADRAKQIVCKAVVNEDANAKLIRELKEEILKLRELLKAEGIDVEEGPDGRVVYEKKEQPITEETSPARKKSEEAVLSPKLSRAATTIAEEAVDQLQASEKLIAELNETWEEKLKRTEQIRVQREAVFAEMGVAVKEGITVGVYSPKKTPHLVNLNEDPNLSECLIYYIKDGVTRLGTSEANVPQDIQLSGSHILSEHCIFENTDGVICLIPHHGALVYINGREVHEPIILKTGSRVILGKNHVFRFTHPGQRYEPSNIASKEITDTNNTEIIETNNDEGKDGENIDWDFAQCELLEKQGIDLKAEMQKRLLALEEQFRREKEHADQQFEEQRKNYEARIDALQRQVEEQSVTMSMYSSYTPEDFHNDEDIFVNPLFETECWSAREVGLAAWAFRKWKYHQFTSLRDDLWGNAIFLKEANAISVELRKKVQFQFTLLTDTPYSPLPGELAPRDDADDEYRPGAPTVVAVEVTDTKNGATHYWTLEKLRQRLELMREMYHNEAELSPTSPDHNIESVTGGDPFYDRFPWFRMVGRSFVYLSNLLYPVPLIHKVAIVNEKGDVKGYLRVAVQAVIDTEKNNAELAAGVKQSAKISFEDEAAPARSRLKTLSTLSALSAVDKNNALNLEDRIADGPDSNIKIEELGMGVGECDADSGRGDSSLASELKEEELPEHLAPGRDFTFRVTVLQAHAVSTDYADVFCQFNFLHRNEDAFSTEPVKNTGKNTPLGFYHVQNITVPVTKSFVEYIKTQPIVFEVFGHYQQHPLHKDAKQDGPMAGRTPPRRMLPPSIPISAPVRSPKWGAASVAPPCCSSHLHSKHDLLVWFEICELAPSGDYVPAVVEHSDELPCRGLFVLHQGIQRRIRITILHEPSSDLQWSDVRELVVGRIRNTPEANEDSSDGDEDGALSLGLFPGERPALDDRAIFRFEAAWDSSLHGSPLLNRVSANGEVVYITLSAYLEVENCGRPAIITKDLSVVVVGRERSGRSLRRALFGSRTARADHLTGVYELSLHRALEPGVQRRQRRVLDTSGTYVRGEENLHGWRPRGDSLIFDHQWELEKMTRLEQVGRTRHFLALRERLRHGHENTVAPNDFTKTEKEVCNMAAKAAGECAHGGHGGHGAHGGHAPHVQHADDVYEPWEMTPRERELATKYIKLIQGRIGSGSGGAEGGAGAAGAGGAASPASPVDEGVSADISTPSLLSSIHSASSFELCSPERSMLERAVAAWGGAGGGGAGALLVPDCEEVRVSAAVARRGYLNVLQHGTHGWKKRWLVVRRPYVFIYRDERDPIERALINLANAHVEYSEDQEQMVRMPNTFSVVSKERGYLLQTLGDKEVHDWLYAINPLLAGQIRCAGTGRGQRGAATGRRQRHPPPRQPPWLTAVLRRVARPASGH; from the exons CATCCCGCGCTAGGACCCTATGTGGAGGACCTCAGCAAGCTCGCCGTCACCTCTTATCAGGATATATACGACCTCATCGATGAGGGCAACAAGGCTAG GACCGTGGCGGCGACCAACATGAATGAGACGTCGTCTCGCTCGCACGCCGTCTTTACTATATTCTTTACTCAGCAACGACACGACAAAACCACCAATCTTATGTCAGAAAAg GTATCAAAGATATCGTTGGTGGATCTTGCCGGGTCTGAACGTGCGGACTCTACCGGTGCTAAAGGCACACGTCTCAAAGAAGGCGCTAACATCAACAAGTCTCTCACAACCTTAGGAAAAGTTATTTCCGCTTTGGCAGAAATC GCGTCAAAGAGCAAGAAGTCAAAGAAGGCAGACTTCATCCCTTACCGTGACTCCGTACTCACCTGGCTGCTGCGAGAGAATCTCGGCGGCAACTCCAAGACAGCCATGATAGCTGCCATCTCACCTGCTGATATTAACTACGATGAAACACTCAGTACTCTTAG ATATGCTGATCGAGCCAAACAGATCGTGTGTAAAGCTGTCGTCAACGAGGACGCCAACGCGAAGCTCATCCGCGAGCTCAAAGAAGAGATCCTCAAACTGCGCGAACTCCTCAAAGCAGAAGGAATCGACGTGGAAGAGG GACCGGATGGTAGAGTCGTTTATGAAAAGAAAGAACAACCCATCa CGGAGGAGACATCGCCGGCGCGCAAGAAGAGCGAGGAGGCGGTGTTGTCGCCCAAGTTGTCGCGCGCTGCTACCACCATAGCTGAAGAGGCAGTTGATCAGTTGCAGGCTTCAGAGAAACTTATTGCCG AACTAAATGAAACTTGGGAGGAGAAACTGAAGCGTACGGAACAGATCCGTGTGCAGCGGGAGGCTGTGTTCGCGGAGATGGGCGTGGCCGTCAAAGAGGGCATCACTGTGGGCGTGTACTCGCCCAAGAAGACGCCCCATCTCGTCAACTTGAACGAAGACCCTAATCTATCTGAATGTctcatatattatattaaagatg GTGTGACTCGCCTGGGTACATCGGAGGCGAATGTGCCACAAGACATCCAGTTGTCAGGTTCACACATCCTCAGCGAGCATTGCATATTCGAGAACACAGATGGTGTTATCTGCCTCATCCCGCATCATGGCGCACTCGTATATATCAACGGACGTGAG GTGCATGAGCCAATAATCCTGAAGACTGGTTCCCGAGTGATCTTGGGCAAGAACCACGTGTTCCGGTTCACACATCCCGGACAACGATACGAGCCCTCCAACATCGCCAGCAAGGAGATCACAGACACCAATAATACGGAGATTATTGAAACTAATAACGACG AAGGCAAGGATGGTGAGAACATAGATTGGGACTTCGCACAGTGCGAGCTGCTGGAGAAGCAGGGCATAGACCTGAAGGCGGAGATGCAGAAGCGGCTTCTCGCCCTCGAGGAACAGTTCCGTAGAGAGAAGGAGCACGCCGACCAGCAGTTTGAGGAGCAGAGGAAG AACTACGAGGCCCGTATCGACGCTCTGCAGCGTCAGGTGGAGGAGCAGAGCGTCACCATGTCCATGTACAGCTCCTACACTCCTGAGGACTTCCACAACGATGAGGATATATTTG TGAACCCCCTGTTTGAGACAGAGTGTTGGTCGGCGCGCGAGGTCGGCCTGGCCGCGTGGGCGTTCCGCAAGTGGAAGTACCACCAGTTCACCTCGCTACGAGACGACCTCTGGGGCAATGCTATATTCTTGAAG GAAGCTAACGCAATATCAGTGGAACTCCGCAAGAAGGTGCAGTTCCAATTTACCCTACTCACTGACACTCCCTACTCCCCCCTGCCGGGAGAGTTGGCACCACGAGATGATGCAGATGACGAATACCGACCTGGAGCACCAACTGTAGTCGCTGTCGAAGTCACTGATACGAAGAATGGAGCCACACATTACTGGACATTGGAGAAACTACG ACAAAGGTTGGAGCTGATGCGTGAGATGTACCACAACGAGGCGGAGTTGTCTCCAACATCACCCGACCACAACATTGAGTCTGTGACTGGAGGTGATCCGTTCTACGATCGCTTCCCCTGGTTCCGTATGGTTGGACG GAGCTTCGTTTACCTTTCGAACCTGCTATATCCGGTTCCTCTCATTCACAAAGTGGCGATAGTGAATGAGAAAGGAGACGTGAAGGGCTACTTGCGAGTGGCCGTGCAGGCTGTTATCGATACCGAAAAGA ACAATGCGGAGTTAGCGGCGGGTGTGAAGCAATCCGCTAAGATATCGTTTGAAGACGAGGCAGCGCCCGCGCGCAGCCGCCTCAAGACTTTGTCCACACTTTCGGCTCTCTCCGCCGTTGACAAGAACAACGCTCTCAATCTGGAGGACCGCATCGCTGACGGACCAGactctaatattaaaatagaag AGCTGGGTATGGGCGTGGGCGAGTGCGACGCTGACAGTGGGCGTGGCGACAGCTCGCTGGCCTCCGAGCTGAAGGAGGAGGAGCTGCCGGAGCACCTGGCTCCAGGTCGAGACTTCACCTTCCGCGTCACTGTGCTGCAGGCTCACGCCGTCTCCACGGACTATGCGGATGTCTTCTGCCAGTTCAA TTTCTTACATCGCAACGAAGACGCGTTCTCTACAGAACCTGTTAAGAACACTGGAAAGAATACGCCTCTCGGATTCTATCATGTACAAAAT ATAACTGTACCGGTGACGAAATCATTCGTCGAATATATTAAGACGCAACCGATCGTTTTCGAAGTGTTCGGACATTATCAACAACACCCACTTCACAAG GATGCGAAGCAAGATGGTCCAATGGCGGGTCGTACACCACCACGTCGTATGCTGCCACCATCTATCCCCATCTCGGCGCCCGTGCGCAGCCCCAAGTGGGGCGCGGCCAGTGTGGCCCCGCCCTGCTGCTCCTCCCATCTCCACTCCAAGCACGACCTTCTCGTCTGGTTCGAGATCTGCGAGCTCGCGCCCAGCGGCGACTACGTGCCTGCT GTTGTGGAGCACAGTGATGAGCTGCCGTGTCGCGGGCTGTTCGTGCTGCATCAGGGCATCCAGCGCCGCATCCGCATCACCATACTGCATGAACCCTCCTCAGATCTACAGTGGAGCGACGTTCGAGAACTCGTCGTTG GTCGTATCCGCAACACTCCTGAAGCCAACGAGGATTCGTCGGACGGTGACGAAGACGGCGCACTCTCACTCGGTCTTTTCCCTGGCGAACGACCTGCTCTAGACGATCGCGCCATATTCCG ATTTGAGGCGGCGTGGGACAGCAGCCTGCACGGCTCACCCTTGCTCAATAGGGTCAGTGCCAACGGAGAGGTGGTCTACATCACGCTCAGTGCTTACCTCGAg GTGGAGAACTGTGGCCGGCCAGCCATCATCACCAAGGACCTGTCAGTGGTGGTGGTAGGTCGCGAACGTTCCGGGCGCTCGCTTCGCCGCGCTCTGTTCGGTTCGCGAACCGCGCGTGCTGATCATCTAACTGGAGTGTATGAGCTCAGCCTGCATCGCGCTCTCGAGCCCG GTGTACAACGTAGACAACGCCGGGTGTTAGACACTAGCGGCACATATGTACGCGGCGAGGAGAACTTGCACGGCTGGAGGCCACGCGGTGACTCTCTCATCTTTGACCATCAg TGGGAGTTGGAGAAGATGACCCGACTGGAGCAAGTAGGTCGCACGCGGCACTTCCTCGCATTGCGTGAGCGTCTGCGTCACGGACACGAGAACACTGTCGCGCCCAATGACTTCACCAAGACGGAGAAG GAGGTATGCAATATGGCGGCGAAGGCTGCGGGCGAGTGCGCACACGGCGGACACGGTGGACACGGCGCACACGGCGGCCACGCCCCGCACGTGCAGCACGCGGACGACGTGTACGAGCCCTGGGAGATGACGCCGCGTGAACGAGAGCTCGCTACTAAATACATCAAGCTTATACAAG GGCGGATAGGTTCCGGATCTGGTGGTGCTGAAGGTGGTGCGGGTGCAGCGGGTGCAGGGGGTGCGGCCTCGCCAGCCAGCCCGGTGGACGAGGGTGTGTCTGCGGACATCTCCACCCCCAGTCTGCTCTCCTCCATACACAGCGCCAGTAGCTTCGA ACTGTGCTCCCCGGAGAGGTCGATGTTGGAGCGTGCAGTGGCAGCATGGGGCGGTGCTGGAGGTGGAGGtgcgggcgcgctgctcgtgCCCGACTGCGAGGAGGTGCGCGTGTCCGCTGCAGTCGCACGTCGCGGGTACCTCAACGTGCTGCAGCACGGCACACATGGCTGGAAGAAGAGATGGCTG GTTGTGCGGCGGCCGTACGTATTCATTTACCGAGATGAGAGAGACCCCATAGAGCGCGCTCTCATCAACCTCGCCAACGCTCACGTCGAGTACTCCGAGGATCAGGAGCAGATGGTGCGCATGCCCAACACATTCAG TGTGGTGAGCAAGGAGCGCGGCTACTTGCTGCAGACGTTGGGAGACAAAGAAGTACACGACTGGTTGTATGCCATCAATCCACTGCTCGCTGGACAGATTAG GTGTGCGGGCACAGGTCGCGGTCAGCGCGGCGCGGCGACAGGCCGGCGCCAGCGACACCCGCCGCCGCGGCAGCCGCCATGGCTCACTGCCGTACTTAGACGTGTCGCCAGACCCGCTAGCGGACATTGA